Genomic window (Argopecten irradians isolate NY chromosome 13, Ai_NY, whole genome shotgun sequence):
AGAGAACACTTATGGCGCCATTTACAACATCTTGAGTTTTAGTGAAGCTATCTGAATAGGGGAGAGGGAATACATTGTTAGAAAGTGGTGCAGCATGTACGTGGTatgttgaaatataaaatatattatcattacaCCTTGCTCAAAAATAGGattaatgacagttttattatataattatgtagcGAATTTGCAGTTTTATCATCAAAGATAAATTCCAGAATTCAATTAATTGATTCAATTGCAAGATTATTCAGAGAATGTAGGTGAAAAAACATATATCAAGAATTTAAAACTAGTGCAAGCGGCATTTGATGCACCAATCTTCCGACAGGTTGTACATTAAACACTATCTCTGAGGTAATTTATACATATTACGTAATATTATTATCGCTTATGTATAACAAATATAGACCATACATGTAAGTGTAATGCAATATGAAATCTATTAAACGAGTTTAATCATTTAAAGCGGAGTCTTTCAGGTACTTCAGAGAGAAGGCTTCGTTTTGATCGTTCGATCATCTCAATCGGACggtacattgtaaatgtatacGAATCGCACACTTAATTTAATTTGTGCGGTTCGTATCACATACCGCATAAATTTGCGAACGATGTCTGTACAATGCGCTCTcccattttttgttgttgttgtgcgAATTTCACCGATCATTTAGACTTCTCATGCCAGGAGTAGCAAAGATGTCATCGCCGCAAAAGTTACCGACATCACAGTAAATATCACATTagtcaaatacatatatttcgTTCATAGATATTTAACTTGTCtgacaatatatttatgtcaaTTTATTATCAGGGGAAGTAACTCGATTCGACTAATAAAACGACCAAACTTTGGGGAAAATGTGTTTCTGAAATTACCGTTTTAGTTATCCAGCTaaccagataatttatctttaatttggtactACACCTGTCCTTCACCCCTAGTTTATAACCTATGACCTCACTAAGGCCGCACGATCTTTAACCCGCCGCGTTTCCGAAACGAAACGTAGTGGGCACATAAAGATTATTACATCACATGTTTacaagcgtaacgtcatacttttctgagCACACGACAAGCATTTCAATTACAAATCAATGActtcacaatcgatacctatcctCTATGGAGGTacttatataacatgtaaataatgaGCAGGaagaaatgataataataatgattaatttcaattcaaatatatttaatacgaaaatgtaaaaaatatacaaatattaattgGTGATGCAATCCatcttttgaaaatatatgaaGTGCTCAATAAAGTACGTTCAATGTTATGTTATTTAGCATCTTCAGAAAAATCACCACACCTTTACGATTTAATACGGaaattacaatgtaataaaCAGGGTACGTATTTATCTAGAGACGTAATTAAAATGGTTAAACGAAATTAAATTAAGATCATCTATGCTGAATGGAATGTTTTGGTATCGAAAAAATTCAAtctgaataaaatataaataaataagcaTACAAATTGCATATAATGATACAATCAAATTCGTGTCTATTCGAAGGTTCCGTACCATAGAGTTGTAAACACGCATTAAGTTCTGTCTGACGTGTTGGATCGACGCCTTGCATCCTCATAATGACAAAACTGCtcaaacaagaaaataaaaacaacgaAACATACCATCAGTGAGTGCTTATTTTTTTCCCTGTTCAATAACATAGTTCGGATTCACAGTGCTGACTATCATATAGTCCAGAAACTGATTATTTATTTCAGTGAACAATGCTAAACTATTTGTACAcgtgaaaaaaatcaaaacgaTAGCGCTGAAAACCTTATAACCTGCATCAGGGTGATTCTGGATTTGTGTCATAACAGTTTCCCCTGAAAATATAAATGAGGACATTCAACTAATTATGTTGTTATCCATGTTGaaacaatattatcattatccTCTGAACGGGACTTCGTCGTCAGGGGTAATCGTGTCACTAGCCTTGCAAGGGTAAACGGTGGAATTTGGAAGCGGATACCGATGACACTGGAATTTGGCTGGCCACTTTAGTCCGTTATACAACCTCCGGTAGGTAGCCTCACATGATGCTTTAACCTCTTCACAGACCTGTCGGCACGGCAGGACTATTGGCCTGTTGTTAGACGGACACCAAGACTGATATACCCCGCACATAAAGAAACGCAGGTTCGGGCTACAGTTGGACCGCAAGAGCTGACGATAGTTTTCTAATTCTGTTGAAATCATTTGTGGATCGTCCTGCTGAAAGAAATTTGGAAGAGAAACCTTCGAAATGTTAAATCCATTGCACAACTCGATTTGATTCGGCTGGCAGAAGTTGTGTTGGCGGTCTCTTGGTTTCTTAAGCTTTTTGTAGGGCTTGACACAATTCTTGGATTTCTTCCGTGGTAGCTGTTTACACTTGAGAACTTTTGTTGGCCAGGCCATGTTGTATGATGAGAACGCGCGTCGACACTCTTTCTTGGCGTACAGGCACCCTTCCCTACAAGGCAACTTCACAGACACAGTGGTCCCTTTTGTCTTACACTCGGGAAAGTAGACACCACAGATCGTAGACCGGAAGTTGTTCGAACACGATAAGTCCATGTTTGCCCAGTAGCGTTCCATTCTCCTAGAAATAAAAATGGGTTATCACGTTAGaatatttaaaactaaaaaaatcatcaacGTTCCTTTATCATAGGATAGGTCCCAGCCTGAATTTCCAAATGGCTAACACTTTAGAAGATGGAAAACTAAAAATAGATCAGCAGCGCCCCCTCTGTCACAGAATATGCCACAACCTATTATTAAAAAAAGTAATACGTTAGAATATGGTAAAGTTAGAATATATATCATCAACTACCATTACTATAGAACATGCGTTGTCTATGCTGTAAATTACTTATATTTCGGgttaatttatttttacgtTGCTTTGTAGCGTTCcattatcataaaaaataaaatagtgacaTGATATAATATGAAAACTTAAAAATAGGTCATCAACGCCACATTACCATTCAACGTGAGTTGTCTATAGCGTAAATTACTTCTATTTGGGGTTAATTTATTTCCGCGTTTATTCGCGAGTCGAGTCGAGTCACGAATATTTGTATACTCTAACAGACCTGAGTGTTGTTTATTTCGTTTGTTTCCGTCTATACACACATTGCAATACTACACTTTAAAATGACTTTCAGGTGGGGCGTTTTAACATGTTCTAGAACTCATTTTTTGATTACAAGGGAGTGCTTATCGTGTTAATGCTCTAGATCTGTTTCATGGTTTAAGAGGGCGACATAATAGTTATACCCTCAAGGATATTTATGACGAATTAACGCTCGGGTTTTGTTTCCTGGCTGagaaaatatcatacatatgtaacatATCCCTGCATGACTGTTTTCTCTCCTCCTTGAAGTTCAACATAACTGGAAGTTTGTCAACTCTTTAAGTTTAATGTCAGTTTGATGTGGCTGGGTAGGGTGTACTGTTCGGTGTCTTTAGCCGTATGGTCCAGCGAGGTAACACTATAATATGGGGAAGTTGTCCggtatcacaaagagacacaacaggATGGAAAACGCCTCACGCAAAACGGGTAAGGTAGTCTTAAACTATCTTAACATATGTATTGGGTCGTTGAGTGCTATCAACCGACCAATTCTTTTGTGTAGCGGTATACACgaaagaaaatttgaatatatatttttatgtgcaCATGTGCGTGAATTTGTGCAATTTggcaaacatacatgtagctataagGGACATATCACTTAACATATATATCCGCTGGTTTATTGCTGAATGTGAACGAAAATACTTATGATTTTTTATGTCatagatgtaaaatatagaaAACCAGAGTGCAACACTTGATATTACATATTTAAGTTTATTCTTATAATCCAATATCATATCTTTGATTTCTTGattttttagatatatttgtttccttttttattCCCATTAACATATGTATTGGGCCATTAAAATCATTATGTCgcttttttgagaaaatcagAAGTGACGTAACGAATTAAATC
Coding sequences:
- the LOC138305907 gene encoding uncharacterized protein, whose translation is MMKAILVLLVAVLYREITGDDQCEEILAPMCRGFLRYRKTKMPNLFGHTTQAQAYRRMERYWANMDLSCSNNFRSTICGVYFPECKTKGTTVSVKLPCREGCLYAKKECRRAFSSYNMAWPTKVLKCKQLPRKKSKNCVKPYKKLKKPRDRQHNFCQPNQIELCNGFNISKVSLPNFFQQDDPQMISTELENYRQLLRSNCSPNLRFFMCGVYQSWCPSNNRPIVLPCRQVCEEVKASCEATYRRLYNGLKWPAKFQCHRYPLPNSTVYPCKASDTITPDDEVPFRG